Genomic DNA from uncultured Methanospirillum sp.:
ATACAAAAGACCTGGCATTTCCTTTTGAAGATGTAAGTGATGCTTTTCAGTTGATCGAAGAGAACACCAAAGACGTGATTATTCCCTTTGATAAAACTGCAGAAGATGCAATTAAAAAGATGAGAGAAACAGGGTTTCCAGGTGAAAATGCCCGGAAATTACAGGGATATACAGTACGGGTGTATACTCCAGAATATCGTGAACTTGAAGAGAACGGATCAATTGAGACATTAGGTGAACGGTTTCATATCCTTGTGAATCCGCGATTGTATAGTGAAAAGACCGGGCTTGTACGGGTGTCAGGTGACGATGTATTTGGAGGACTGTTAATTTCTTAGGAGGTTCTGAATGGGTTTTGGAGTTACACTGAAAGTTTCTGGAGATTATGCCTGTTTTACTAGACCTGAGATGAAGGTTGAACGGGTGAGTTATGATGTTATGACACCATCTGCTGCCCGTGGTATTTTAGAGGCTATTTATTGGAAGCCGGCAATCCGGTGGAAGATAGATAAAATTCACGTATTGAATCCGATTAAATTTGATAATATCAGAAGAAATGAGGTAGAGGGAGTTATCTCTGCTGCCAAGGTGAAAAGTGCGTTACATGGATCTCATGTTGATTTATTCCTGGATTCAAACGCAAACCGCCAGCAACGTGCATCCTATCTTCTTCGTGATGTCTGTTATTGCATAGAAGCACATTTTGATCTGACTGGAAAAGCCGGAGCAGACGATACGGTAGAGAAACATTACAATATTGCACTTCGACGAATGCGAAAAGGTCAGTGTTTTCATCAGCCCTATTTCGGATGCAGAGAATTTCCGGTTACTTATGAACTGATTGAAGGAGACGTTCCCCGTTCCTGCTATATAGGAACGTGTCAGGATCTCGGGTTCATGCTCTATGACATCAATTTTGATGATCAGATGAATCCTGTCTTTTTTCGGGCCGAGATGAGGGATGGGATTATTGATGTTGAACAGTGTCTGTCCGGGGGTTGTGTATCGTGATCATCCAGGCTCTGAATCAATATTATGATATTCTCGCCCGGGACGATAGGTGTACTATTCCCAAACTCGGCTATAGTACAGCGAAGGTCTCTTTTGTTCTTCAGATTTCAGAGGATGGCCAACTGTCACATGTTATTGACATACGAACGAAGGATAAGAAACCAAGGCCTCGGGAGTTAACTGTACCAAAGCAGGATTCAAGAGCCAATACTATTCGTCCCTATTTTCTG
This window encodes:
- the cas5c gene encoding type I-C CRISPR-associated protein Cas5c — translated: MGFGVTLKVSGDYACFTRPEMKVERVSYDVMTPSAARGILEAIYWKPAIRWKIDKIHVLNPIKFDNIRRNEVEGVISAAKVKSALHGSHVDLFLDSNANRQQRASYLLRDVCYCIEAHFDLTGKAGADDTVEKHYNIALRRMRKGQCFHQPYFGCREFPVTYELIEGDVPRSCYIGTCQDLGFMLYDINFDDQMNPVFFRAEMRDGIIDVEQCLSGGCVS